A region of the Elusimicrobiaceae bacterium genome:
TTTTAGCGGACATCCTATTGCGAAATATCATAATTATTTAAGCCGTCTAAATTGTGTGACAATACAAGATATTTTGGAGGGAAAAGCCTCCGGCAATTTAAATGTAATCGGGATTGTCACCCGTATGAAAAAACGCCAAAATAAGCGCAAAGAAGAATGGGCACAATTTGTAATAGAAGATTGTACGGGATCTATCATGGTAAATGCTTTTTCTCGCACTTGGGGACAAGTGGGGCATAAAATAATGCCTAATTCTATAGCCTTCTTTTCCGGAGAAGTGCGCGTAGATGATGAAAGTGCCCGCGTGGAAATAAACCTGCAAGATGTAGGCAGCGTGACGGAATTGATTGCAAATATGGCCAAACAATTGACCATTCGTCTCACGTCTTCTTATTCTCAGGCCAACCTGCAAAAGTTAAAGGCTTATTTAGAAGCGGCAAAAGGTGTCACCAAAGTATATTTGGAAGTTCCTTCTAAAGCAGACCCTTCCAAAATACATCGCATTCGTACTGATAAATCTATTATGATACATCGCGGATTATTGGAACATTTGGAAAATACGTTGGGCAATGAAGCATGGAGTTTCCAATAGAAAGCATAATTGTCAAAATATGCTTTTTATGTTAGTATTTATTTTATATTAGAAACCAATAGAAAGAGCCTATATCCTTTTTAAAAAAGATAGAAAAAGGCTCTATGAGAGGCAGAAAAAATGAAAGTATTATTGTTGGCCGGTGGATTAGGAACTCGCTTAGGAGAAGAAACTTCCCTTCGCCCCAAACCGATGGTAGAAATCGGTGGTTATCCCATTTTGTGGCATATTATGAAATTATATACCCATTATGGTTTTACTGATTTTGTAGTTTTGTGTGGTTATAAAAGTGAAGTTATTAAAGAATATTTTTTGAACTATTATACCAACAACTCCGACGTGACAATTGATTTTTCCAATAATGAAATAGATATTCATCGCAACCGTTGTGAGCCTTGGAAGGTGACCATGCTTTATACCGGCCGCGATGCGATGACAGGTTCCCGCATTCGTCAGGCGCGTCATTATGTGGGTAAAAACCCCTTTATGTTGACTTATGGTGACGGTGTAGCCGATGTGAACATTAAAAAATTATTGGAATGTCATGAAAAATCCGGCAAGTTGGCTACTTTGACGGCAGTACAACCTTCGGGCCGTTTTGGTGCCTTAAACATAGAGAAAGACGGCGGTATTTCTCGCTTTCAAGAAAAACCGCGCGGAGATGGCTCTTGGGTTAATGGCGGATTTTTTGTGTGTCAACCGGAAGTCTTTGATTATATTCCGGAAGGAAATGATGTTATTTGGGAAAGAGCGCCTTTGATGGCTTTGGCCAATGATGGTCAACTCAACTCTTATAAACATGACGGCTTTTGGCATCCGATGGATACCCTAAAAGATAAGTTAGACTTAAATGCCATGTGGGAAAAAGGCAATGCCCCTTGGAAAGTGTGGGGAGAGTAAGTATGTCGGCTGACAAAAGAGTTTTGATTACGGGCGGTACGGGCTTTATCGGCCGTCAGGTAGTATCTCAACTGCTAGCCAAAGGATACGAAGTACATTGCTTGGTCTATCCTCCTTTTGCTGCGGAACAAGCCGGATTGGTTCAGCATGAAATGAACTTGATGGATACGGTCGCTGTCGGCCGTTTTTTAGCAGAATATAAGTTTGAAAATTTAATTCATTTGGCTTGGTATGTAGGGAAAGGATGTCATGGCTCTGATTTAAATTTGGATTGGACGGTGGCTACCTTAAATTTACTTAAATTCTTTAAGGAGAACGGCGGTAAAAAGTTTTTGGGTGCAGGAACGATTTCAGAATATGAATATAAATATGGTTTCTTTACAGAAGACATGACTCCTACTGATCCGCGCACCATGTATGGAAATAGCAAAAATGCCATTTTTAATATTGCTAAAGTTTTTTGCAAACAAAACAATATTGAGTTCAAATGGCCTCGCATTTTTAATTTATACGGCCCCAATGAAAAGCCGCAACGTTTGATGCCTTCAGTCATTCTTTCTTGTTTAAAAGGAGAAGACGTAAAAGTCAGCGACTGTTTGAAATTTCAAGATTATTTGCATGTAGAAGATACCGCCAGCGGCATTGTCACTGTATTTGAAGGCAATGTACAAGGAGCGGTGAATATTTGCTCGGCAAAGCCGGTACAACTACGATATATCGTGGAAAAAATAGCACAGTTAACTGATTTTAAAGGCAAGATTTTGTGGGGGGCTATCCCTGCTGCTTTTGGCGATGAAGTCGTGGTTGGCAATAACGCCAAACTGCTTTCTTTAGGCTGGAAACCTAAATATAACTTAGAAGAAGGATTATTACAAACTATTAATTGGTGGAAGGAGACTCTATAATGGACACGTTTAATAATGTTTATCAAGGTAAAACAATTTTGGTGACGGGCCATACCGGTTTTAAAGGATCTTGGCTTTCTATTTGGTTAACCGCTTTGGGAGCCAATGTAGTAGGCTATGCTTTAGATCCTTATTCTAATAGAAGCAACTATTGTGCCTCTCACTTAAAAGAGCGTTTGTTTGCCGATGAACGTGGAGACGTGCGTGATAGCGTGCGCTTGGAAGAAGTCATCGCAAAATATAAACCTTCCATGATTTTTCATTTGGCGGCTCAAGCCTTAGTGCGTACTTCTTATGATTATCCCAAAGAAACCTATGAAACAAACTTAATGGGTTCTTTAAACGTGTTGGAAGCCGTACGTAAATTTGATTTTATTAAACAAGTTATCATGATTACCTCTGATAAATGCTACGAAAATGTAGAACAAATTTGGGGTTATCGTGAAACGGACCGTATGGGCGGATACGACCCTTATTCTTCTTCTAAAGGTTGTGCTGAATTGATGATTGCATCTTGGCGCAATTCTTATTTTAATCCCAAAGATTATGCTAAACACGGTAAAGCCATTGCTAGTGTGCGTGCCGGGAATGTAATCGGTGGCGGTGATTGGAGTGATAACCGCTTAATTCCCGATTGTATCCGCTATATTGAAGAAGGAAAAGATATTGAAATCCGCAGTCCGCACGCTACCAGACCGTGGGAACACGTGATGGAGCCTCTTTCCGGTTATTTGAAAGTAGGAGAAAAATTGGTGGAAGATCCGGTCACTTACAGCACAGGCTTTAACTTTGGGCCTCAAATCGAAAGCAATCGCACTGTCTGGGAAGTGGTGGAAAAAGTGGTGTCTTATTACGGAAAAGGGAAAGTGGTAGATAAATCTCAACCCGGTGCCGTACATGAAAACACATTACTTAGTTTGGATGTGACGAAAGCCTACCGCATGTTGGATAAATGGCATGCTCGTTTATCTTTTGATGAAGCCATTGAGTTTACGGTAGATTGGTATAAAGAAGCCTTGACTAATCAAGATATGTGGGATTATTGTGTAAAACAAATCCAAGCCCACAATAGCAAAAAGTAATTTTATGTCCCAAACGGTTATTTTAGGAAGCGGCGTGGCGGGTTTGTCCGCCGCTTTCCATTTACAAAAGAAAAATAAATCCGTCTGTATCTATGAAAAAGACGGAGATTGGGGCGGTCTGTGCGGAAACTTCAGTATAGATGGGTTTCGTTTTGACCGCTTTGTCCATTTTACATTTACAGATGACCCTTACATAAAGGGATTGTTTGAAAAGTCTTCTGCTTTGTATGAGCATCCGCCCGTTTCCAGCAATTATTATCAAGGTTGTTGGTTAAAACATCCCGCTCAAAATAACTTGGCCCCGCTTCCTTCTGAAGAAAAAACCAAAATTATTTTAGATTTTGTCAGTCGCCCTCATCAAGAAATAGCAGAAATTCAAAATTATGAGCAGTGGCTCCGCGTGCAGTACGGGCACTATTTTGCGGAGAATTTTCCTTTCAGATATACTCGTAAATATTGGGGCTTGGAACCGAAAGATTTGGAAACGAAATGGGTAGGAAGCCGCATGCATTCTCCTGATTTGGAGCAAGTATTAAAAGGTGCTTTTAGTGAGCAGAAAGAGAATTTCTATTACACCAAATATATGCGCTATCCCAAAAAAGGCGGATTTAGATCTATTTTGGATACTTGTCGCGAAGGGTTGGATATCCGTTTTAACAAAGAAGTGGTGAAAATAGACACTAAAGCAAAGAAAATCACTTTCCAAGACGGGTCATGTGCTTCCTACGAACGTTTAATTTCCAGCTTGCCTTTACCGGAAATGGCTCGTTTGGTGCAGGATATGCCGGAAAATGTGAAAAAAGCTGCCGCTTCTTTACACAATACGTGCGGATACATGGTGTCTTTGGGTTTTAAACGACCCGATGTAGCCAAGCATTTATGGTTTTATATTTATGATGAAGATATACCGCCTGCTCGGGTCTATTCGCCTAATTTAAAATCACCCGATAATGTGCCGGCGGGGTGCAGCTCTTTGCAGGCGGAAATCTTTTTTGATTGCCACTCGCCTATTCCTCCGGCAGAAGAAGTATTGGAAAAAACAATTGATAAACTGGTAGAGATGGGCCTTTTTGAAAAAGAAGAAATTGTGGTTAAAGATATTCGTTTTGAAAAATACGCCAATATTACTTTTGACCATGATATTTACAAAAATCGGCAGATAGTATTGGATTATTTGGCGCAGGTGGGCATAGAGAGCATTGGCCGGTTTGGCCGTTGGGAATATTTTTGGTCTCACCAAGCCTTTGAAAGCGGAAAAAATGTATAAAAAGTAATCTCCTATGAAAATGAAAATTTTTAGCAAAGAAAAACAGGGATTTTATTCCGTCTATAAAATATTGGGAATTAAAATAAAAATTTTTAGTTTGAAACGTTTTTTGAAAAAACAGACACAGTTTTTTGAACAAACGGAAAAACTTGCACAGGAGATTATTAATCTTAAAACAATGATTCGTGTGCAAACGGTTCACTCGGCATCTTTTGCGCCCTATCAGAATAAACATTTAGGGCAAACAATTACGTTAATTGCTTCTGGTCCTTCTGTTAAGCAGTTTAAGCCTTTTATAAAAGATTCAGTGTACGTTGCTGTTAATAACTCTTGTAGTTATGATCAGGTGGATTTTGATTATCTTTTTTTACAAGAGCAACACCATGATGCTCAAAAAAATGTAATTGCCAATAAATATAAAGGTAAAAAGTGTCAAAAATTTTATGGAATCCTTCCGGAAAACAGGTTAAAAACCGTTTATCCATATATAAAACTTATTCCTCAAGGGGATATTAAAGACCAAACGATAAAACGTTATTATTTGGAAGACAAAGTATCCCATCAATTTGCATCAGATTTAATTACACAACCCATCGGTGATTTTCAAGGGACTGTTTTTTCTGCCATGCAATTCATTTTTTGGACGCATCCCAAAACCATTTATTTGGTGGGTTGTGATTGTGGAACGGGAAATTTTACCGGGACGATGGCAGGGGATTGTTCTGTTCAAAAAGATTCTTGGATTGCCCTTAAAAAATGGGCGGAGGAAACTTATCCCGACGTGGAAATTATATCTGTAAATCCTGTGGGGTTAAAAGGACTTTTTAAAGATTTGTATCAGGAGAAATAGTATGGAAGTGACGGCAGTAGTAGTGGCGCGGAAAGGATCTAAAAGAATCCCTAATAAATCTTTGCTCAGAGTAGGCGGAGAGAGTTTGATTGAAAGAAAAATAAAGCAACTTCTTTCATGCAAAAATATTAATAGAGTTGTGTTTGGTTCGGATTCTCCAGAAATGTTGGAGATTGCGAAGTGTGCCGGAGCGGAAACAGTAAAAAGACCAGACTATTACTGTGATGAAGAACAGGCAACAGCCAATGATATGATTGCGAATATGTGTTCTCTTTTTTCAACGGATGTAGTGGCATGGACTCACTGTACAAATCCGTTGATATCCTCTGCTACTTATGATAAAGCTGTAGAAGTTTATAAGCAAAATCTTCCTCAATACGATTCTTTGGTGTCTGTTTTTCCCTTGAGAGAGCATTTGTGGAAAGATGGGAATCCTTTTAATTAT
Encoded here:
- the rfbF gene encoding glucose-1-phosphate cytidylyltransferase, whose amino-acid sequence is MKVLLLAGGLGTRLGEETSLRPKPMVEIGGYPILWHIMKLYTHYGFTDFVVLCGYKSEVIKEYFLNYYTNNSDVTIDFSNNEIDIHRNRCEPWKVTMLYTGRDAMTGSRIRQARHYVGKNPFMLTYGDGVADVNIKKLLECHEKSGKLATLTAVQPSGRFGALNIEKDGGISRFQEKPRGDGSWVNGGFFVCQPEVFDYIPEGNDVIWERAPLMALANDGQLNSYKHDGFWHPMDTLKDKLDLNAMWEKGNAPWKVWGE
- a CDS encoding NAD(P)-dependent oxidoreductase; translated protein: MSADKRVLITGGTGFIGRQVVSQLLAKGYEVHCLVYPPFAAEQAGLVQHEMNLMDTVAVGRFLAEYKFENLIHLAWYVGKGCHGSDLNLDWTVATLNLLKFFKENGGKKFLGAGTISEYEYKYGFFTEDMTPTDPRTMYGNSKNAIFNIAKVFCKQNNIEFKWPRIFNLYGPNEKPQRLMPSVILSCLKGEDVKVSDCLKFQDYLHVEDTASGIVTVFEGNVQGAVNICSAKPVQLRYIVEKIAQLTDFKGKILWGAIPAAFGDEVVVGNNAKLLSLGWKPKYNLEEGLLQTINWWKETL
- the rfbG gene encoding CDP-glucose 4,6-dehydratase, which gives rise to MDTFNNVYQGKTILVTGHTGFKGSWLSIWLTALGANVVGYALDPYSNRSNYCASHLKERLFADERGDVRDSVRLEEVIAKYKPSMIFHLAAQALVRTSYDYPKETYETNLMGSLNVLEAVRKFDFIKQVIMITSDKCYENVEQIWGYRETDRMGGYDPYSSSKGCAELMIASWRNSYFNPKDYAKHGKAIASVRAGNVIGGGDWSDNRLIPDCIRYIEEGKDIEIRSPHATRPWEHVMEPLSGYLKVGEKLVEDPVTYSTGFNFGPQIESNRTVWEVVEKVVSYYGKGKVVDKSQPGAVHENTLLSLDVTKAYRMLDKWHARLSFDEAIEFTVDWYKEALTNQDMWDYCVKQIQAHNSKK
- a CDS encoding FAD-dependent oxidoreductase; translation: MSQTVILGSGVAGLSAAFHLQKKNKSVCIYEKDGDWGGLCGNFSIDGFRFDRFVHFTFTDDPYIKGLFEKSSALYEHPPVSSNYYQGCWLKHPAQNNLAPLPSEEKTKIILDFVSRPHQEIAEIQNYEQWLRVQYGHYFAENFPFRYTRKYWGLEPKDLETKWVGSRMHSPDLEQVLKGAFSEQKENFYYTKYMRYPKKGGFRSILDTCREGLDIRFNKEVVKIDTKAKKITFQDGSCASYERLISSLPLPEMARLVQDMPENVKKAAASLHNTCGYMVSLGFKRPDVAKHLWFYIYDEDIPPARVYSPNLKSPDNVPAGCSSLQAEIFFDCHSPIPPAEEVLEKTIDKLVEMGLFEKEEIVVKDIRFEKYANITFDHDIYKNRQIVLDYLAQVGIESIGRFGRWEYFWSHQAFESGKNV
- a CDS encoding acylneuraminate cytidylyltransferase family protein; the protein is MEVTAVVVARKGSKRIPNKSLLRVGGESLIERKIKQLLSCKNINRVVFGSDSPEMLEIAKCAGAETVKRPDYYCDEEQATANDMIANMCSLFSTDVVAWTHCTNPLISSATYDKAVEVYKQNLPQYDSLVSVFPLREHLWKDGNPFNYNPYLATHTLAKDLDPLYMQDGGIFIQSYKNMKENSYFFGKKPYLFEIPKDEFLDINTNRDYLLAKMIIENI